The DNA segment GCTTCAAACATCAAAAGTAGAGTCAATCGGCAGTCTGTGTTAGCAGCCATAACATCTGCTCAGCAGAGGCTGAAGCTATATAACAAGGTTCCTCCAAATGGTCTGGTTCTTTACACTGGAACCATTGTCACCGAGgatggaaaagaaaagaaggtgaCCATTGATTTCGAGCCTTTCAAGCCCATTAATGCATCACTTTATCTTTGTGATAACAAGTTCCATACTGAGGCTTTGAATGAACTTCTGGAATCTGATGACAAGTTTGGTTTCATAGTGATGGACGGAAATGGAGCACTTTTTGGCACATTAAGTGGCAATACACGTGAGGTACTTCACAAATTTACTGTTGATCTTCCAAAAAAGCATGGTCGAGGAGGACAATCGGCACTTCGATTTGCTCGGCTTCGGATGGAGAAACGTCACAATTATGTTCGTAAGACAGCTGAACTTGCCACCCAATTCTTCATAAATCCTACCACAAGTCAGCCAAATGTAGCTGGATTGATTCTGGCTGGTTCTGCTGATTTTAAAACTGAGTTGAGCCAGTCTGACATGTTTGATCAGCGACTCCAGGCCAAGATACTCAATGTAGTTGATGTTTCCTATGGAGGTGAGAATGGCTTCAATCAGGCAATTGAGTTGTCAGCGGAAATTTTGTCTAATGTGAAGTTCATACAGGAAAAACGATTAATAGGGAAGTACTTTGAGGAAATAAGCCAAGACACGGGGAAATATGTCTTCGGTGTTGATGACACTTTAAAAGCTCTTGAGATGGGTGCTGTGGAGACCTTAATTGTTTGGGAAAATCTGGATATTAATAG comes from the Musa acuminata AAA Group cultivar baxijiao chromosome BXJ1-10, Cavendish_Baxijiao_AAA, whole genome shotgun sequence genome and includes:
- the LOC135595933 gene encoding eukaryotic peptide chain release factor subunit 1-3-like translates to MADGHETDKNIEIWKIKKLIKALESARGNGTSMISLIMPPRDQVSRVAKMLGDEYGTASNIKSRVNRQSVLAAITSAQQRLKLYNKVPPNGLVLYTGTIVTEDGKEKKVTIDFEPFKPINASLYLCDNKFHTEALNELLESDDKFGFIVMDGNGALFGTLSGNTREVLHKFTVDLPKKHGRGGQSALRFARLRMEKRHNYVRKTAELATQFFINPTTSQPNVAGLILAGSADFKTELSQSDMFDQRLQAKILNVVDVSYGGENGFNQAIELSAEILSNVKFIQEKRLIGKYFEEISQDTGKYVFGVDDTLKALEMGAVETLIVWENLDINRYVLKNSVNGEIIIKHLNKDQETDQNHFRDAANNAELEVQEKISLLEWFATEYKRFGCTLEFVTNKSQEGSQFCRGFGGIGGILRYQLDMRSLDEFSDNEVYEDSD